The DNA segment GTCCTCGCGGCGCTCGCGCAGCGGCGGGGAGTGAATCTGCACGACGTTGATGCGGTAGTAGAGGTCCTCGCGGAAGCGCCCCGCGGCGATCTCCTTCTCTAGATTTTTGTTCGTCGCGGCGATGACGCGCACGTCCACCTTGAGCGTCTCCGCGCCGCCCACGCGCTCCAGCTCTCCCTCCTGGAGCACGCGCAGCAGCTTCGACTGCATCGCGGCCGGCATGTCGCCGATCTCGTCCAGGAAGAGGGTGCCCTCGTGCGCCAGCTCGAACTTGCCGCGCCGCACGCTCACCGCGCCGGTGAAGGCGCCCTTCTCGTGGCCGAACAGCTCGCTCTCGATGAGGTCGTGCGGCACCGCGGCGCAGTTGAGTTTCACGAACGGGCCGCCCTTGCGCCGGGAGTGCTGGTGCAGCGCGCGCGCGATGAGCTCCTTGCCGGTGCCGTTCTCACCCGTGATGAGCACGCGCCCCTCGCTGGGCGCCGTCCGCTGGATGAGGGAGAAGATGCGCTGCATGGCGGGCCCGCCGCCCACCATGTCGAAGCGGCCCAGCTGCGCGCGCAGCTCCTGCAGCTCCTCCATCGCCGCCTGGTGCTTGAGCGCGTTGCGCAGCGCCACCAGCAGCCGGTCCCTCGCCAGGGGCTTCTCCAGGAAGTCGCGCGCCCCCAGCTGCGTCGCCTTCACCGCGGTGTCGATGGTGCCGTGGCCCGACATCATGATGACGGGCAGGTCCGGCTTGAGGGCCGTGAGCTTCGCCAGCACCGTGAGGCCGTCCATGTCCGGCATCTTCACGTCCATCAACACCGCGTCCACGGGGC comes from the Corallococcus caeni genome and includes:
- a CDS encoding sigma-54-dependent transcriptional regulator, which gives rise to MPAAVLIVDDEKNILLTLSQSLQLAGYRTELASSGQVALDVVSARPVDAVLMDVKMPDMDGLTVLAKLTALKPDLPVIMMSGHGTIDTAVKATQLGARDFLEKPLARDRLLVALRNALKHQAAMEELQELRAQLGRFDMVGGGPAMQRIFSLIQRTAPSEGRVLITGENGTGKELIARALHQHSRRKGGPFVKLNCAAVPHDLIESELFGHEKGAFTGAVSVRRGKFELAHEGTLFLDEIGDMPAAMQSKLLRVLQEGELERVGGAETLKVDVRVIAATNKNLEKEIAAGRFREDLYYRINVVQIHSPPLRERREDLPDLIDTFLREACAKNGRRPLALSPDALAVMSAYDYPGNVRELRNLVERLAILCEGPIVSRTDALELLPRGRPLPPMPEPTVGGDVPAAPLAAATVPASGPVTEPAAANPGGWKPRVDQTFREQVEDAEREIIQRVLAHTHDNVTEAARILDLERGHFYKKMKALGLRRGQSEA